One segment of Pseudomonas sp. FP2196 DNA contains the following:
- a CDS encoding cupin domain-containing protein, whose product MQTLPAFKRVVTGHNAQGHAVVASSGPTPNVFPLLAVPGTVFYELWNTVASPVLLDNASDPSAQPLRLSPGPQGSVIRVVDIPPDSVQNQVSDENAAAVFAEIGELHAGTGQGAGKHKLMHRTETLDYGIVTEGEVWLVLDEEEVHLKRGDVVVQRGTNHAWSNRTEAMARMVFILLDGRFAAELNSVQGASS is encoded by the coding sequence ATGCAGACACTTCCCGCGTTCAAAAGGGTGGTCACTGGCCACAATGCCCAAGGCCACGCCGTCGTTGCCAGCAGCGGCCCGACGCCCAACGTGTTCCCGCTGCTGGCGGTGCCCGGCACGGTGTTTTACGAACTGTGGAACACCGTCGCCAGCCCCGTATTGCTCGACAACGCGAGTGATCCAAGCGCTCAGCCCCTGCGACTCAGTCCGGGGCCGCAAGGCAGTGTGATTCGCGTGGTCGACATCCCGCCGGACAGCGTTCAGAACCAGGTCAGCGATGAAAACGCCGCCGCGGTATTTGCCGAAATCGGCGAGTTGCATGCCGGAACGGGGCAGGGTGCCGGCAAACACAAGTTAATGCACCGCACCGAAACCCTCGACTACGGCATCGTGACCGAAGGGGAGGTGTGGCTGGTGCTGGACGAAGAAGAAGTGCATCTCAAGCGCGGTGACGTGGTGGTGCAACGCGGCACCAACCATGCCTGGAGCAACCGCACCGAGGCCATGGCACGCATGGTCTTTATCCTGCTCGACGGACGCTTCGCCGCTGAACTGAATTCTGTGCAAGGAGCATCATCATGA
- a CDS encoding TetR/AcrR family transcriptional regulator, which produces MAVMDTQNESADAQSPKRRRAPKGEMRRMALLDAATEVFARDGYLGASMRDVADIAGITTVGLLHHFPNKVALLRALLDRRDERVIARFGDLATAPTLEGFLQFLRLSMSFSVEDAGECQASVMINTESLSEKHPAFPWYKDKFDRVHGHAQAHLGSLQEMGEIRQDVDVKALAQEIFSMMDGLQIQWLRGRAEVDVLSVFDVYLRRLAADLKTEEKAHP; this is translated from the coding sequence ATGGCAGTCATGGACACTCAAAACGAATCGGCGGATGCGCAGAGCCCCAAGCGTCGACGCGCGCCGAAGGGCGAAATGCGCCGCATGGCGCTGCTCGATGCAGCCACCGAAGTCTTTGCCCGGGATGGTTATCTGGGCGCTTCGATGCGTGATGTCGCCGATATCGCCGGCATCACCACGGTCGGCTTGCTCCATCATTTTCCCAACAAGGTAGCGCTGCTGCGGGCGCTGCTTGATCGTCGCGATGAAAGGGTGATAGCCCGGTTCGGTGATCTGGCCACCGCGCCGACGCTGGAAGGGTTTTTGCAGTTTCTGCGCTTGAGCATGAGTTTCAGCGTCGAGGACGCTGGCGAGTGCCAAGCTTCAGTGATGATCAACACCGAAAGCCTGTCAGAAAAGCACCCGGCGTTTCCCTGGTACAAGGACAAGTTCGACAGGGTGCATGGGCATGCCCAGGCGCATCTCGGGTCACTTCAGGAAATGGGGGAGATTCGCCAGGATGTGGACGTGAAAGCGCTCGCCCAGGAGATTTTCTCGATGATGGACGGGCTGCAAATCCAATGGCTGAGAGGGCGGGCCGAAGTCGACGTGCTGAGCGTTTTTGACGTCTATCTGCGCCGTCTGGCGGCTGATTTGAAAACTGAGGAAAAGGCTCATCCCTGA
- a CDS encoding glycoside hydrolase family 3 protein, producing MIPNNTNRTFALSAFKQTLGLSVLTFSIVQANLALAAVTPATGNEVEARVSSILDNMNLSEKINFTRVNDGHMIPSLLKWGIKGTTAYDSAMGVHVNNATFGAQYPSQSALAATWSINRAKEFGLAIGYETRISGGQQMLSPGVNLYRTPFNGRSAEYVSGEDPFLGAVLAPAIVNAIQAQGIQASGKHYLANEQEANRQAVNIVADERTLREMYLPGFESMVKNSNVASIMCAFNKINGDYACENHHLITEVLKGEWGYQGTVISDFNAIHNAFKGAWAGTDIDMPSGLQFTEANLMPYVWSGQLTQNVIDDKVKRNLRAVVSYDFQENLNTAKTLDHPEYGARAALNTAREAIVLLRNEKTSAGTPLLPLAKTAKVAVIGDWANQAPASPFGTANAPPNSYVTELSGLQQLASSSSDVTYLSEMSLNPKSSVWYQPSTGSSDVSNSGVKAEYFANTSFSGTPAQTRVEPGVNFNWTTSTNETSSGTTTVSGFSPTAGNFSARFTAKIKPVVSGPQVFKIRADGPYKLWVNDELVVQSDGVPYSSDVVNALTTSGKTAKLVAGKQYTVKLEYQRVQGNFTPAMGGLAGVQMSWAALRPPADLSKYDAVVVAAGTNYENEGEGSDRDYELPDQQAELIKQVAKANPNTIVVMHGGGVADMQPWAKKVGATLQAWFPGQQGGQALAEIIYGKVNPSGKLPVTIDKKIEDNPSYASYPDPAAYRGDNALTEMTYSEGLYLGYRGYDKKHTKPLYPFGYGLSYTTFGYSDLKLSSNVMTPGATVDVKFTVTNKGDKAGFEVAQLYVQPVNPAVDRPEKELKGFTKVYLQPGESKTVSIPLDSRSLAYYVDNTASWNVDAGKFKIRVGTDSEDLALSQTLITLYPEQLTTRDSNPLPVPLRNAVQVTASQTY from the coding sequence TCCCGAACAACACCAACAGGACTTTCGCCTTGTCAGCCTTTAAACAGACCCTTGGCCTGAGCGTACTGACCTTCAGCATTGTTCAAGCCAACCTGGCGCTCGCCGCCGTCACGCCTGCTACCGGTAACGAAGTCGAAGCCCGCGTCAGTTCGATCCTGGACAACATGAACCTGTCCGAAAAGATCAACTTCACTCGCGTCAACGACGGTCACATGATCCCTTCCCTGCTCAAGTGGGGCATCAAGGGCACCACCGCGTACGACTCGGCGATGGGCGTGCACGTCAACAACGCCACCTTCGGCGCGCAGTACCCGTCGCAGTCGGCACTCGCAGCGACCTGGAGCATCAACCGCGCCAAGGAGTTCGGCCTGGCGATCGGCTATGAAACCAGGATCTCCGGCGGCCAGCAGATGTTATCCCCGGGCGTGAACCTCTACCGCACACCGTTCAATGGTCGCTCGGCGGAATACGTCAGCGGCGAAGATCCATTCCTCGGCGCAGTACTCGCTCCAGCCATCGTCAACGCGATCCAGGCTCAAGGCATCCAGGCCAGCGGCAAGCACTACCTGGCCAACGAACAGGAAGCCAACCGCCAGGCGGTGAACATCGTCGCCGACGAACGTACCCTGCGCGAGATGTACTTGCCGGGCTTCGAATCGATGGTCAAGAACTCGAACGTCGCCTCGATCATGTGTGCTTTCAACAAGATCAACGGCGACTACGCCTGCGAAAACCATCACCTGATCACTGAGGTGCTCAAGGGTGAATGGGGCTATCAGGGCACCGTGATCAGCGATTTCAACGCCATTCATAATGCGTTCAAAGGCGCTTGGGCAGGCACCGACATCGACATGCCGTCTGGCCTGCAATTCACCGAAGCCAACCTGATGCCGTACGTGTGGAGCGGCCAACTGACCCAGAACGTCATCGACGACAAGGTCAAGCGCAACCTGCGTGCCGTGGTCAGCTACGACTTCCAGGAAAACCTCAACACCGCCAAGACTCTCGACCATCCCGAGTACGGTGCACGCGCAGCGCTGAACACCGCGCGTGAGGCGATCGTCCTGCTGCGCAACGAGAAAACCAGCGCCGGCACCCCACTGCTGCCACTGGCCAAAACCGCCAAAGTCGCCGTCATTGGTGACTGGGCAAACCAGGCGCCGGCATCGCCGTTCGGTACCGCCAACGCGCCGCCGAACAGCTACGTGACAGAGTTGAGCGGCTTGCAGCAACTGGCCTCCAGCAGTTCGGATGTCACGTATCTGTCCGAGATGAGCCTGAATCCGAAGAGCTCGGTGTGGTATCAGCCGTCGACCGGCAGCAGCGACGTCAGCAACTCCGGCGTCAAGGCAGAGTACTTCGCCAACACCAGTTTCTCCGGGACCCCGGCGCAAACCCGCGTTGAGCCAGGCGTCAACTTCAACTGGACCACCAGCACCAACGAAACCAGCAGCGGCACCACCACGGTTTCTGGTTTCAGCCCGACGGCGGGCAACTTCTCGGCGCGGTTCACCGCGAAGATCAAGCCAGTGGTTTCCGGTCCTCAGGTCTTCAAGATTCGCGCGGATGGCCCGTACAAGCTGTGGGTCAACGATGAACTCGTGGTACAGAGCGACGGTGTGCCGTACTCCTCCGACGTGGTCAATGCGCTGACTACATCCGGCAAGACCGCCAAACTGGTCGCCGGCAAGCAATACACCGTCAAGCTCGAGTACCAACGCGTGCAGGGCAACTTCACTCCGGCAATGGGCGGTCTGGCCGGTGTGCAAATGAGCTGGGCGGCGCTTCGTCCACCGGCGGATTTGTCTAAATACGATGCCGTCGTGGTGGCAGCAGGCACCAACTATGAAAACGAAGGCGAAGGTTCCGACCGCGATTATGAACTGCCAGATCAACAGGCTGAACTGATCAAGCAAGTCGCCAAGGCCAACCCCAACACCATCGTCGTGATGCACGGCGGCGGCGTGGCGGATATGCAGCCATGGGCGAAGAAAGTAGGCGCCACACTGCAAGCCTGGTTCCCGGGTCAGCAAGGTGGTCAGGCCTTGGCCGAGATCATCTACGGCAAGGTCAACCCGTCGGGCAAACTGCCGGTGACCATCGACAAGAAGATCGAGGACAACCCGAGCTACGCCTCCTACCCGGATCCAGCGGCTTATCGCGGCGATAACGCCCTGACCGAGATGACCTACAGCGAAGGCCTGTACCTGGGCTATCGCGGCTACGACAAAAAACACACCAAGCCGCTCTATCCGTTCGGTTATGGCCTGTCCTACACCACGTTTGGCTACAGCGATCTGAAGTTGTCGAGCAATGTGATGACGCCTGGCGCCACGGTTGACGTCAAGTTCACCGTGACCAACAAAGGCGACAAGGCCGGTTTCGAAGTGGCGCAGTTGTATGTGCAACCGGTAAACCCGGCGGTCGACCGTCCGGAGAAGGAACTGAAGGGTTTTACCAAGGTGTATCTGCAACCTGGCGAGAGCAAGACCGTCAGCATCCCGCTCGATTCGCGCTCGTTGGCTTATTACGTGGATAACACCGCCAGCTGGAACGTCGATGCCGGCAAGTTCAAGATCCGCGTCGGCACCGACTCAGAGGATCTGGCCCTGAGCCAGACGCTGATCACGCTGTACCCGGAGCAACTGACCACCCGCGACAGCAACCCGCTGCCAGTGCCACTGCGCAACGCCGTGCAAGTGACGGCTTCGCAAACGTACTGA
- a CDS encoding MATE family efflux transporter, which produces MTTYHARFTEGPVGRHVLSMASTSALGLLAVFLVDILTLMYVSMLDDQNLLAAVGLGKTLMFINSAFSSGLVIGAGALLSERIGRHASRSLARLTSHMLIMALVLSTTIVLLELLFAQPLARWLGGDLAVYQNARLYLWAVVPSSILIAATQMCVQMLRAQGHVRLALSVLLAGAGTLAVADPLFIFGLDMGLEGAGVSCLLAASVSLILGLVLVKRHIGLSALINLRLLALHTGRTARVALPAMLGNLAMPVGITYLMVVMAGVGTSALAGMAVVDRILQLGYCVFFALPGALVPVVAQNLGAGRDDRVNAIVVFTRRCVVLYGVALWACLALAGPWIADYFHLVDAGRALFMAFCQIGAGLWIVFGLDFVAQSMFLTMNRAWWVPLFGWIRGTLGTLPFVYVGVHGFGGSGALIGMWAGNTLVAIAAIVTASFVSRRFFALRTQALHLH; this is translated from the coding sequence ATGACCACTTACCATGCCAGGTTCACGGAGGGACCCGTCGGCAGACATGTATTGAGCATGGCAAGCACCAGCGCACTGGGTTTGCTCGCGGTTTTCCTGGTCGACATCCTGACGCTGATGTACGTGTCGATGCTCGACGATCAAAACCTGCTGGCCGCCGTGGGGTTGGGCAAGACGTTGATGTTCATCAACAGTGCTTTTTCCTCTGGACTGGTGATCGGTGCCGGCGCGTTGCTTTCCGAGCGTATCGGTCGACATGCTTCCAGGTCGCTGGCGCGACTCACCAGCCACATGCTGATCATGGCGCTGGTGCTATCGACCACGATTGTCTTGCTGGAGCTGCTTTTCGCGCAGCCGCTGGCTCGTTGGCTCGGTGGGGATCTGGCGGTTTACCAGAATGCACGGCTATATCTGTGGGCAGTGGTGCCCTCAAGCATTCTGATCGCCGCCACACAGATGTGCGTGCAAATGCTCCGTGCGCAAGGGCACGTCAGGCTGGCGCTCAGCGTATTGCTGGCAGGGGCGGGGACATTGGCGGTGGCCGATCCGCTGTTTATTTTCGGCCTGGACATGGGCCTGGAAGGCGCCGGTGTTTCCTGCCTGCTGGCGGCGAGCGTGTCGTTGATCCTCGGTCTGGTGCTGGTCAAGCGCCACATCGGTTTGTCGGCGCTGATCAATCTCAGGTTACTGGCGCTGCACACGGGGCGAACGGCGCGTGTAGCGCTCCCAGCGATGCTGGGCAATCTGGCCATGCCCGTGGGCATCACCTATTTGATGGTGGTGATGGCGGGCGTGGGTACATCGGCACTGGCCGGCATGGCGGTGGTCGATCGTATTTTGCAGTTGGGCTACTGTGTGTTCTTCGCCCTGCCGGGGGCGTTGGTGCCAGTAGTCGCGCAGAACCTGGGGGCGGGGCGTGATGACCGGGTCAATGCGATTGTGGTCTTTACCCGCCGCTGTGTCGTCCTTTATGGTGTGGCGCTGTGGGCTTGCCTGGCGTTGGCGGGGCCTTGGATCGCCGATTATTTCCATCTGGTCGACGCGGGCCGAGCGCTGTTCATGGCGTTCTGTCAGATCGGCGCCGGGTTGTGGATTGTCTTCGGTCTGGATTTTGTCGCCCAGTCGATGTTCCTGACGATGAATCGCGCGTGGTGGGTGCCGCTGTTCGGCTGGATTCGCGGCACCCTGGGAACCCTGCCGTTCGTGTACGTCGGCGTCCATGGTTTCGGTGGCAGCGGCGCGTTGATCGGCATGTGGGCCGGTAATACTCTGGTGGCCATCGCCGCGATCGTGACGGCGTCGTTTGTATCGCGGCGATTCTTTGCCCTGCGGACACAGGCGCTGCATTTGCATTGA
- a CDS encoding arylsulfatase: MPFPRMPLTLLMGALTLGSSLAMAATAQSTPPNILLIVADDLGYSDLGSFGGEINTPSLDSLAREGLQFTSMYAAPTCSITRSMLMSGTDNHLAGLGTMAEALQPFQRGKPGYEGYLNQRSYSIAQLLAAGGYNTLMVGKWHLGLEADQGPDQRGFQQSFTLLEGGAAHFKPSTVEPSKIEQVHYRENGKAVELPDDFYSSDFYTDKLIDYLQNSKKDGKPFFAYAAYTAPHWPLQAPKAYLDKYHGRFDQGYDSVRLARIERMKNLGVMPRDAQPAQPLAANPKLPGWQQMSPEQQRNEARKMEIYAAMVDNLDHNIGRLIDYLRASGQYDNTLIVFMSDNGAAAENHAQFYPPGPRTDNRYANLGRAGSQIDYGLRWAEVSAAPFHLFKGTTAEGGISVPAILQMPKSLRRQGVERGIARVDDLAPTFLALAGIAPPTEADKHPITGKSLLSMLAGKGSPHTDGSLAGELFGNAYYREGNLKLLGMRPQAGFGDNPQPLQWQLFDVAQDRGETTDLAATQPQTLERLKDAWKGYAKRVGVVFPPH; this comes from the coding sequence ATGCCTTTTCCACGAATGCCTTTGACGTTGTTGATGGGTGCGCTGACGCTGGGCAGCAGCCTGGCGATGGCTGCTACTGCGCAGTCGACGCCACCGAACATCCTGCTGATCGTCGCGGACGACCTGGGTTACTCCGACCTTGGCAGTTTTGGCGGCGAAATCAACACGCCCAGCCTGGATTCCCTCGCTCGCGAGGGCTTGCAGTTCACCAGCATGTACGCCGCGCCGACCTGTTCGATCACACGTTCGATGCTGATGTCCGGCACCGACAATCACCTTGCCGGGCTAGGCACCATGGCCGAAGCGCTGCAGCCATTTCAGCGCGGCAAACCGGGTTACGAGGGCTATCTGAATCAGCGTTCCTATTCGATTGCCCAGTTGCTCGCGGCGGGCGGTTACAACACGTTGATGGTCGGCAAATGGCACCTGGGCCTGGAGGCGGATCAGGGCCCGGATCAACGTGGGTTCCAGCAATCGTTCACGCTGCTGGAAGGTGGCGCTGCACACTTCAAGCCGTCGACGGTTGAGCCATCGAAGATCGAGCAAGTGCACTACCGTGAAAACGGTAAAGCCGTGGAGTTGCCGGACGATTTTTACTCCAGCGACTTCTACACCGACAAGCTGATCGATTATCTGCAAAACAGTAAAAAGGACGGTAAACCGTTTTTTGCCTACGCCGCTTACACCGCGCCGCACTGGCCTTTACAGGCGCCAAAAGCGTATCTGGACAAATACCACGGCCGTTTTGATCAAGGCTATGACAGCGTGCGCCTGGCGCGTATCGAGCGAATGAAAAACCTTGGCGTCATGCCGCGGGACGCCCAGCCAGCACAACCACTGGCCGCCAATCCAAAACTGCCGGGCTGGCAGCAAATGAGTCCTGAGCAGCAACGCAATGAAGCGCGCAAGATGGAAATCTACGCGGCCATGGTCGACAACCTCGATCACAACATCGGCCGTTTGATCGATTACCTGCGCGCGAGTGGCCAATACGACAACACGCTGATCGTGTTCATGTCGGACAACGGCGCCGCCGCTGAAAATCATGCGCAGTTCTATCCGCCGGGTCCGCGCACCGATAACCGCTACGCCAACCTCGGTCGAGCGGGGTCGCAGATCGACTACGGCCTGCGCTGGGCCGAGGTCAGCGCCGCGCCGTTTCACTTGTTCAAGGGCACCACTGCCGAAGGTGGCATCAGCGTGCCGGCGATCCTGCAGATGCCCAAATCACTGCGGCGTCAGGGGGTAGAGCGTGGTATTGCCCGGGTCGATGATCTGGCGCCGACTTTTCTCGCGCTGGCCGGAATCGCCCCACCGACAGAGGCCGACAAACATCCGATCACCGGCAAATCGCTGCTGTCGATGCTCGCCGGCAAGGGCAGCCCGCACACTGACGGCAGCCTCGCCGGTGAACTGTTTGGCAATGCCTACTACCGCGAGGGCAACCTCAAGCTGCTGGGCATGCGACCTCAAGCAGGCTTTGGCGATAACCCGCAGCCGCTGCAATGGCAGTTGTTCGATGTGGCGCAGGATCGAGGGGAAACCACCGACCTTGCGGCGACTCAACCGCAGACGCTTGAGCGGTTGAAGGACGCCTGGAAAGGCTACGCCAAGCGGGTTGGCGTAGTATTCCCGCCGCACTGA
- a CDS encoding cyclase family protein, which yields MQPAKPKRRLVDLSVTLDNNPYTDPPPLLPKIDYMDHQQGWPEMAAMFPGLQLEQMPGNESWAAERLQITTHSGTHMDAPWHYASTTDGGQPAFGIDELPLDWCLQPGVKLDFRHMPDGHVVTAEEIEAELLRIDHVLQPLDIVLINTRAGALFGQPGYLDAGVGIGREATMYLLERGVRVVGTDAWSWDAPFKYTRERFAADGDASIIWEGHKAGRDIGYGQMEKLANLEALPANGFVVSCFPYKIKHASAGFVRAVAIFEE from the coding sequence ATGCAGCCAGCCAAGCCTAAGCGTCGCCTGGTCGACCTCTCGGTCACCCTCGACAATAACCCTTACACCGATCCGCCACCGCTGTTGCCGAAAATTGACTACATGGATCACCAGCAGGGCTGGCCAGAAATGGCCGCGATGTTTCCCGGGCTGCAACTGGAACAAATGCCGGGCAACGAATCATGGGCGGCCGAGCGTCTGCAAATCACCACCCACAGCGGTACGCACATGGACGCGCCGTGGCATTACGCATCGACCACCGATGGCGGCCAACCGGCGTTTGGCATCGACGAATTACCGCTGGACTGGTGCTTGCAACCGGGGGTCAAACTGGATTTCCGGCACATGCCTGACGGGCATGTGGTGACTGCCGAAGAAATTGAAGCGGAGCTTTTGCGTATCGATCATGTTTTGCAGCCATTGGATATCGTGTTGATCAATACCCGTGCCGGCGCATTGTTCGGTCAGCCCGGCTATCTTGATGCTGGCGTTGGCATCGGACGTGAGGCCACGATGTATTTGCTGGAGCGCGGTGTGCGGGTCGTCGGCACCGACGCCTGGAGTTGGGACGCGCCGTTCAAGTACACCCGCGAGCGTTTCGCCGCCGACGGGGATGCGTCGATCATCTGGGAAGGGCACAAGGCCGGGCGTGATATCGGCTACGGACAGATGGAAAAACTGGCCAATCTTGAAGCCCTGCCGGCCAATGGCTTCGTGGTGTCGTGTTTCCCCTACAAAATCAAGCACGCGTCGGCCGGGTTCGTTCGCGCGGTGGCGATCTTCGAGGAATAA
- a CDS encoding NAD-dependent epimerase/dehydratase family protein: MRVLITGANGFVGRELVRCLLARGSLRGRIIASLLVLDTDLQGLADDPRLRRHRGNITDAALMRRVLADGVDVVFHLASIAGGAAEEQYALGYQVNLLASLELLDQLRNKPLPPVLVYASSVAVYGGGLPMRMNEQASLHPELSYGTHKAMVESVIVDLARRGEVDGRALRLPGIVARPREPNGLRSAFMSDLLRAFAEGEPYRCPVSTEATAWWMSARCCVNNLIHAAELDQYELQSQRVWQLPVLHLSIAQVVDALAASYGQERRSLITHVPDSQLEALFGRLPPLKTPQARAAGFSHDGNATALIRNSLNPAAPRHLSITGDSLHAASQA; encoded by the coding sequence ATGCGTGTGTTGATAACCGGAGCCAATGGCTTTGTCGGCCGCGAGTTGGTGCGCTGTCTGCTGGCGAGGGGAAGCTTGCGCGGCCGGATCATTGCTTCGTTGCTGGTGCTGGACACTGACTTGCAAGGCCTGGCGGATGATCCGCGTTTGCGCCGCCATCGCGGCAACATTACCGACGCGGCGCTGATGCGGCGAGTGCTGGCCGATGGCGTCGATGTGGTTTTTCACCTGGCGAGCATCGCCGGTGGCGCGGCAGAGGAGCAGTACGCGCTGGGTTATCAGGTCAACCTGTTAGCGAGCCTGGAACTGCTCGATCAGCTGCGTAACAAACCCCTGCCTCCGGTGCTGGTCTACGCCAGCAGTGTCGCGGTCTATGGCGGCGGATTGCCGATGCGCATGAATGAGCAGGCATCGCTGCATCCGGAACTGTCCTACGGCACGCATAAGGCGATGGTCGAAAGCGTCATTGTCGACCTTGCCCGACGCGGCGAAGTGGACGGCCGCGCACTGCGCCTGCCCGGCATCGTTGCCCGCCCGCGTGAACCCAACGGTTTGCGCTCGGCCTTCATGAGTGACTTGCTGCGCGCCTTTGCCGAGGGCGAGCCCTATCGTTGCCCGGTTTCCACCGAGGCAACAGCCTGGTGGATGTCGGCGCGCTGCTGCGTGAACAACCTGATTCACGCCGCTGAACTGGATCAATACGAACTTCAATCACAAAGGGTGTGGCAATTGCCGGTGCTGCATCTGTCGATTGCCCAGGTGGTCGATGCCCTCGCGGCGAGTTACGGGCAGGAACGCCGCAGCCTGATCACTCACGTCCCCGATAGCCAACTGGAAGCGCTGTTCGGGCGTCTGCCACCGCTGAAAACCCCACAGGCGCGTGCCGCCGGTTTCAGCCATGACGGCAACGCCACCGCGCTGATCCGCAATTCGTTGAACCCCGCCGCCCCTCGGCATTTATCGATTACTGGAGACTCCCTTCATGCAGCCAGCCAAGCCTAA
- a CDS encoding fumarylacetoacetate hydrolase family protein — MKLATLKNGHRDGQLVIVSQDHQWALDAGSVAATLQQAIENWPGVEPRLQALAVLLNAGEAQGAFAFDPTQAMAPLPRAYQWCDGSAFLSHGALMQKAFNLDPIEGAEHTPLMYQGAGDDFLGAHDDIALPSESQGIDFEGEFVVLVDDVPLGCSAEQAIGHIKLILQINDVSLRALAPREMKTGFGFLQAKPSSSFAPLAITPDELGDAWRDGRVHLPLQVNWNGEWFGHPHGGQMTFGFGQLIAHAALTRRLGAGTLIGSGTVSNAERSVGSACIAERRAIEMIEHGAPRTAFMRFGDRVQMDVLGADGQSLFGAIDQRVVKAQG; from the coding sequence ATGAAACTCGCCACGCTGAAAAACGGTCATCGCGATGGACAACTGGTCATCGTCTCGCAGGATCATCAATGGGCGCTGGATGCCGGTTCGGTGGCGGCCACCTTGCAACAAGCCATCGAAAACTGGCCCGGCGTCGAACCGCGCCTGCAGGCGCTGGCCGTACTGTTGAATGCGGGCGAAGCACAGGGAGCGTTTGCCTTTGACCCGACTCAGGCCATGGCGCCGCTACCACGTGCTTACCAATGGTGCGACGGCTCGGCGTTCCTCAGCCATGGCGCGCTGATGCAAAAGGCTTTCAACCTTGACCCTATCGAAGGCGCCGAACACACGCCGCTGATGTATCAAGGGGCCGGGGACGATTTCCTCGGCGCGCACGACGACATTGCGCTGCCCAGTGAAAGCCAGGGCATCGACTTCGAAGGTGAGTTCGTCGTGCTGGTGGACGATGTGCCGCTGGGTTGCAGCGCAGAACAGGCTATTGGGCACATCAAGCTGATCCTGCAGATCAACGACGTCAGTCTGCGTGCGCTGGCCCCTCGGGAAATGAAAACCGGCTTCGGTTTTCTGCAGGCCAAACCCTCATCGAGTTTTGCCCCGCTGGCAATCACCCCGGACGAACTGGGCGATGCCTGGCGCGACGGGCGTGTACACCTGCCGTTGCAGGTGAACTGGAATGGCGAGTGGTTCGGTCATCCACACGGTGGGCAGATGACCTTCGGCTTTGGCCAGTTGATCGCCCATGCCGCGCTGACGCGCCGCTTGGGTGCCGGCACGCTGATCGGCTCCGGCACGGTCTCCAACGCCGAGCGCAGCGTCGGTTCAGCCTGTATTGCCGAGCGGCGCGCCATTGAGATGATCGAGCATGGCGCACCGCGCACGGCTTTCATGCGCTTCGGTGATCGCGTGCAGATGGACGTCCTCGGAGCCGACGGCCAGTCGCTGTTTGGTGCGATTGACCAGCGCGTCGTCAAGGCTCAAGGCTGA